The window TCGCCGTCCTCTTCCGCAAGGGGTGGCTCCACACGGAGAGCTCCCCCGCCGTCCCCCGCCGCCCCTTCCTCGCCCGCTGACCCCCCGCAAATTCTGCGGGCCGCGAATTCTGCGGCTAGGCAGCCCCCTGCCTGTCGCGGCAGATTCAGCGCCATCGTGCGCAAGGCCACCGCCGCGAAAGCGCGTCCCACCGTCCAGCGCGTCCAGGCCTCCGATTTCGCCCGCCGCGCCGATCTCCGCGTCGAGAGCCTCAACCGCGAGCGCCGCACCGCCGAGGTCGTCTGGACGACCGGCGCGCGCGTGCTCCGCGTGCCGTGGTTCGATGAGCCCTTCTACGAGGAGCTGAGCCTCGACCCCACGCACGTGCGTATGGGACGGCTCACCAGCGGGCGGGCGAGTCTCCTCGCGGCCCACGACGCGCAGTCGCTCGACGCCGCCATCGGCGTCATCGAATCGGCTGGCCTCGAACGCGGCCAGGGCGTCGCCACCGTGCGCTTCGCCAAGGACGACCCCGCGGCCGATGCCATCTGGAACAAGGTCCAGCAAGGCATTCTGCGCAATATCAGCGTCGGCTACCGAGTCCACAAGTTCGAGAAGGTCGCGGGGGGCGAGGGCCAGATCCCGACCCTCCGCGCGGTCGACTGGGAGCCCTTTGAACTCTCCGTCGTCCCAATCGGGGCCGACGATGGCGCCAAGATCCGCGCCGACGCCCCCCTCGACACGCATCCCTGCGAGATTCTCGCCGTCGCACGGTCCCACACGAAGGAGACGACCACCATGCTAGATGAGGCCCGGTCCGAGACGATCGTCGAGGCCAATCCCCTGGCGCCGCTGCCCGCCGAGCCCACGCTGGCCGATCCGCCCGAGGCGAACGAGCGCGAGGAAGGGGCCACCGCCGAGTTCGAGCGCTGCGATGGCATTCGCGCGGCCTGCCTGGCGGCGCGCATGCCGCGCGCCTTCGAGGATCGGCTGATCCGCGATCGAAGCATGTCCCTCGTGAAGGCGCAGGGCCTCGTCCTGGACGAGCTCCGGAAGCGGAGCGGCGACGAGCGCGGCCCGCGCGCGCCGAGCGGCGCGAGCGAGATCACCGTCGCCGACGATCCCTTGGTCCACGTCCGGAGCGGCATCGAGGGCGCGCTGCTCCACCGGATCGCGCCCCATCGCTTCCCGCTCGATGACAAGAGCCGCCAGTACCGCGGCATGAGCCTCCTCGACGTCGGCCGCGCGTTCCTGAGCGCGCGCGGCGTCCGGACGAGCACGCTCGATCGCTCGCGCCTCGTCGATACGCTGCTGACGCGGACGGGGCTCCACACGACCACGGACTTCCCAGGGCTCTTCGAGGACGCCGCGAACAAGACGCTCCGCGCGGCCTACGAGGCCGCGCCCCAGACGTGGCAGACGATTTCGCGGCTCGTCACGCTAACGGACTTCAAGCCCTCGCGCCAGCTCCAGGTGGGGGATGCCCCGGCCCTGCTCGAGATCCTCGAGCACGGGGAGTACACCTTCGGCACGATCGGCGAAGCGAAGGAAACCATCCAGCTCAAGACGTATGGGCGCATGTTCGGGATCACCCGGCAGGCGCTCATCAATGACGACCTCAACGCCTTCGGGGAAGTGCCCGCCGCGTTCGGACGCAAGGCCCGCGACATCGAGTCCGATCTGGCCTGGGCGCAGATCACGAGCAACCCGACCATGGGCGACGGCAATGCCCTGTTCGGCGGCAACGCGCTCGCGGCGCCGCACTTTAACCTGACCTCGACCGGCACGGTTATCTCGGTGGCCGCGCTCGGCGTGGGCCGGGCGGCCCTGCGCAACCAGAAGGGGATCGACGGCGTCACGCCGCTCAACCTGACGCCCCGCTATCTCATCGTGCCCGCCGCGCTCGAGACCATCGCGGACCAGTTCGTCACGCAGATCACGCCCGCGCTCTCGGGCAGCGTCAACCCGTTCACCGCCGGCGGGCGGACGCCGCTCGTCACGGTGGTCGAGCCACGGCTCGACGTCAACAGCGCGGTGAGCTGGTATCTGGCCACCGACGTCGCCCAGGCCCCGGTGCTCTATCACGGGATCCTCGACGGCCAAGAGGGCCCGCTGGTCACCCAGATGGAAGGCTTCGACGTGGACGGCATGAAGTTCCGGTGCCGCATCGATGTTGCCTTCAAGGCCGCCGACTGGCGGGCCATCTACAAGAACGTCGGCGCCTAGCCGAAGGGAGCCCAAGGAGAGGAAATGAAGACATTTTCTCAGGAAGGCGAGAACCCGACCTTTACGGCCCCCGCCAACGTGACGGCTGGCACCGGCGTCAAGATCGGCGACCTCCTGGTCATTCCCGCCATCACGGCGGCGAACGGGGCGCAGTTCACCGGCGTGATCCGGGGGGTCGTCGAGCACGCGAAGCTCTCGGCGCAGGCCTGGACCGAGGGCCAGCAGGTGAACTGGGACGACACCAACAAGCGATTCACCACCGTCACGACCGGGAACTTCCGGGCGGGCGTGGCCTATCGCGTGGCGGCGAATCCCTCGGCGACCGGGCTGGTGTTTCTCACCGGCGTCAACCTCGGCGCGGCGCTCGCCTAAAGGTTCCGCTCGAGCCCCGGCGTGCCCGATCTCCGGCCCTCGCTCGACCCGGCCTTTTCGGCCTTCGGGGTGCCGGCGACGGTCACGCCCGCGGGCGGGGTCGCCGTGGAGACGACCGTGATCGGGCAAGCCCCGTTCCAGCTCGTGCAGGAAGCGACGGCGGACCCCGCAATCACCGACTATCGGCGCCGCGTCGCCGTCCGACGGAGCGCGGTGCCACTCCTGCCCGTGGGCAGCACGATCCTCGCCCCGGAAGGCTTCGTGCTCGGCGCGACGCCGACGAGCTACACCGTGGACCTCGTGGAGGATCTCGACCCCGAAGTCCATCACGCGCGGGTGCGCGACTGATGGCGACCGTGGTCGTCCGGCTCGATACGCTCGGCCTCGACGATGCGCTGAAGAACCTGGGCCAGAAGGAAGTGCGCGCGCGCGTGCGCGCCCTGAATCGGACCATCGCCACGGCCCAGACCGAGGCCCGGCGGGCCATCGCCGAGGATACCGGGCTCCCCCAGCGCGTCATCGCCCAGTCGCTCAGCGTGGAGCGCGCCGTGTTTGGTCGGCCCACGGCCACGCTCCAAGCGACGGGGCGGCGCATTCCGCTCTACGACTTCACCCGGCAGCGGAAGCTTCGCGGGCGCCCCACCGGCAAGGGCGCGGTGCCCGGGGCCTTCATCGCGCGCATGGCGAGCGGGCACGTCGGGATCTTCAAGCGGGTGGGGAAGTCCCGCTCGCGCAAGGGCCTACCGCCCCATGCGCCGGGCCTGCCGATCACGGAGCTCTTCGGCCCCTCGCTGCCGTTCGTCTTCACGAACGCGAAGATCATGGGCGCGCTCCTCGCGCACGCCAAGGAGAACCTCGCGAAGAACTATCGGCACGAGGTGCAATTTCTCGAGCGTGCGCATGCGTCATGATCAAGGAGCCGCCCGAGGTCCTCGCCCTGGCGGCGCTCCGCGAGATCCTGAGCGATCTCAGCGGCGAGCGGCCCGGGGGCTGGACGTATCCCCAGACCCCGAGCGTCGTCGGCTGGCCGCTCCCGCCGCCCGGGCAGCAGATGAATCGCGACGAGCTGCCGCGCCTCTACGTGGTGGCGGCCTCCGGTTCGACCCTCGAGGGCGCCGGCATCAAAGGGGCGGCCCTGGCCTACCGGAAGGCCTTTCTGGTGGATATCTACGGCGTGATTCGGGGGGACGACACGGCCACGGCGGACACGTGGCGCTGGCGCCTGCTCGACGACGTCCTCATGACGCTCCATCAGAACTGGACGCTCTTCAGGACGGCGATGGACGGGATCGACATCACCCAGCGGCCGCAGGGCCTCGATACCGGAGAATTCTCGACCGACGCGCTTTTCATTCAGCCGGTGACCGTGCGACTCCGGCCGTGGGCACCGACCACACTGCCCGCGCCGTAACGATGTCAGGGGGAGACCGCCATGGCGTTTACGCATACGATTCGGACGATCTTCAGCTCGGCGGGCGGCGCCTCCGTCCAGGGCTCCGTCGCCTCGGTGGCGGATGCGGAGGATAACCGCGACATCGTCGTCCCACCGACGACCACGGACCATCCGGTCGCGCTGACCCTCGCGTTCGCGTCGCTGAAGTCGCTCTTCATCCTGTCGGATCAGGATGTCTCGTTTCAGACGAATAACGCCGCGACGCCGGTCGACACGCTCACGCTCAAGGCCAATGTGCCCTTCACGTGGGTGAGCACCGGCGGCGTGGTCAATCCCTTCACGGCAAACATCACGAGTCTGTTTCTCACGAACGCGGGCGCGACGGCGGCGACGGTGCAGATCCGCCTCGCGGTCGACAGCACCCCGTAGGCTCACGCGCCCGGCCGCGTAAGAGGAGACGACGATGCCCGATCCGACATTGCTCCGGTTGGCGCCGGCGAGTGTGTTCTTCGATAGCGTCCATCTGGGCTATCTGAGCTTCCGGACGCCCGTCGAGATCGAGGACGAGAGCCGCTCGGTCGAGCTCCTGGCCGGCCAGACGGGTGACACCCCGGTCGATGAAGTCCTGACCGGCCATCGCTGCACGGTCCGGTGCCCGGTTGTCGAGGTCAGCCCGGAAAAGCTCGCCCTCGCGATCCCCAACTCGGAGATCGCCGGGTCGACGGTCACGATCAAGAACAAGATCGGGCAGCGCCAGCGCAGTATCGCGAAAGAGTTGCGCGTGGTCCGCCTGGTCGACGGCGAGGAGAGCCTCCTCCCAGAGGATATCTTCGTCTTCCCCCTCGCCTCCCCGAAGCCCGGGACCGTCACCCAGACGTTCGGCCAGGAGCAGCAGGAATTGCTCCTGACCTTCCAGGTCTGGATGGATCCCACGACCAAGGAGTTCTACAGTGTCGGCTAGCACGCCCGCGCGCGATCCTGACGCCCTCCGGCGCTATCTCGCGGGTGGGCGCCGCGACGGCCAGGCGCGCACGCCGCACGGCGCCGACATGGCCGCGTTCCTGCCCGCCGCGCCCGTCGCGACCTTCTGGGCTTGCGGGCGGGCCTGGACCGTCCCGCACGCGCGGAATCTGAAGGGCCTCCGTACCTTCGAGCACCTCGTCGCCGTCTT is drawn from Candidatus Methylomirabilota bacterium and contains these coding sequences:
- a CDS encoding prohead protease/major capsid protein fusion protein yields the protein MRKATAAKARPTVQRVQASDFARRADLRVESLNRERRTAEVVWTTGARVLRVPWFDEPFYEELSLDPTHVRMGRLTSGRASLLAAHDAQSLDAAIGVIESAGLERGQGVATVRFAKDDPAADAIWNKVQQGILRNISVGYRVHKFEKVAGGEGQIPTLRAVDWEPFELSVVPIGADDGAKIRADAPLDTHPCEILAVARSHTKETTTMLDEARSETIVEANPLAPLPAEPTLADPPEANEREEGATAEFERCDGIRAACLAARMPRAFEDRLIRDRSMSLVKAQGLVLDELRKRSGDERGPRAPSGASEITVADDPLVHVRSGIEGALLHRIAPHRFPLDDKSRQYRGMSLLDVGRAFLSARGVRTSTLDRSRLVDTLLTRTGLHTTTDFPGLFEDAANKTLRAAYEAAPQTWQTISRLVTLTDFKPSRQLQVGDAPALLEILEHGEYTFGTIGEAKETIQLKTYGRMFGITRQALINDDLNAFGEVPAAFGRKARDIESDLAWAQITSNPTMGDGNALFGGNALAAPHFNLTSTGTVISVAALGVGRAALRNQKGIDGVTPLNLTPRYLIVPAALETIADQFVTQITPALSGSVNPFTAGGRTPLVTVVEPRLDVNSAVSWYLATDVAQAPVLYHGILDGQEGPLVTQMEGFDVDGMKFRCRIDVAFKAADWRAIYKNVGA
- a CDS encoding DUF2190 family protein codes for the protein MKTFSQEGENPTFTAPANVTAGTGVKIGDLLVIPAITAANGAQFTGVIRGVVEHAKLSAQAWTEGQQVNWDDTNKRFTTVTTGNFRAGVAYRVAANPSATGLVFLTGVNLGAALA
- a CDS encoding phage tail protein is translated as MATVVVRLDTLGLDDALKNLGQKEVRARVRALNRTIATAQTEARRAIAEDTGLPQRVIAQSLSVERAVFGRPTATLQATGRRIPLYDFTRQRKLRGRPTGKGAVPGAFIARMASGHVGIFKRVGKSRSRKGLPPHAPGLPITELFGPSLPFVFTNAKIMGALLAHAKENLAKNYRHEVQFLERAHAS